The Alkalihalophilus pseudofirmus nucleotide sequence CTTGAATATACATAACCTTCCTCTTCGCCGGCAAACCGCCTCCCGCCTGTCTCTGCACTAGGAAAGACGAAAGTAGACGTTTGGTGAATAGGTAGAGCAAGTGAACCGGTAAGAGGATCTGGTTTGTACCCTTTATGGACAGCTAATGTTTGAAAGCCTTGCTCTCGGTTGGATTCTTTTGATGACATGATATCCCTCTTCTCTTTTTGTAAACGTTTTCATAATAGACGAAAAAAATAGCACTCGTCATGGATGCCCCTCATTATTACTATACTAAAAAAGAGCAAGTTTAAAAAGAAGAAAAAATCTATCATTTTATCTGCAGGCATAGATTGCAGCTTGTCTTCATAGAGTAGAGTAAGAGTGTACAGAGGAGGGATGCGGATGTTTAAGTATGGGGTAAGAGATATGATCTCATTTCACATCCAAGAAAATAGATCGATTTATTTATTCATAACTGTATTATTTTTAATCGGAATTATTTTTGGTGCCATCGTCGTTAATAGCTTGAGTTTGACACAAAAGCATGACTTATATATGTATTTGGGGCAATTTTTTGGACAGGTATCAGAGGGGAACCTAGCACAGTCATCTGCTATTTTCAGTCAAAGCTTCGCTCATTACGCTAAATACTTTGGACTCATGTGGCTGCTTGGACTCTCAGTAATTGGGCTGCCGGTTATACTAATATTGTTATTTTTAAAGGGAGTCGTTGTTGGGTTTACGGTCGGCTTTCTTGTCAATCAAATGGGAATGTCAGGCTTTCTTCTTTCCTTTGTAGCAATCATGCCCCAAAATTTTATCCTTGTACCAGCTTTCTTAATAGCAGGTACCGCAAGTGTAGCTTTTTGTTTGAAAATGATCCGTCATCAATTTTTAAAAAAATCAAGTACGCCTTTCTTTCCGATTTTCATTAAGTATTCTGCATTAATACTATGTGTGGGGGCAGCGCTTGCTGCAGCGTCTGCTGTAGAGGCATATCTTTCACCTTTATTAATGAAGTTTGTACTAACTACTTTTTAATAATTAGTATTAAATAAGAGTGTGTGATTAACTTTAAATAATAATCATTATTGATTGACACTATTTTTTTAGATGATTATAATGATAGGAGGTTAAAGGCTTGGGAGGGACACACATACAATGGAGAAAAGACTAGAAAGAATTAAAAAGCATTTGCACTCACAAAGCTATAAATTAACACCGCAGCGTGAAGCAACCGTTCGTGTGTTACTTGAGCATGAAGAGGATCACTTGAGTGCAGAAGATGTATACCTCCTTGTCAAAGATAAAGCACCGGAAATTGGACTAGCTACGGTATACCGCACGCTAGAATTACTAGCTGAACTTAAAATTGTTGATAAAATTAATTTTGGTGATGGCGTATCGAGATTTGATCTCAGACAAGAAGGAGCCGCTCACTTTCACCATCATTTAGTATGTATAGAATGTGGTGCAGTAGACGAAATTCAAGAAGATTTACTTGGTGATGTGGAAGAGATCGTTGAGCGTGATTGGAACTTTAAAATTAAAGATCATCGTTTGACTTTCCATGGAATTTGTTATCGCTGTAACGATAAAGACGAAACAAGTGAAAATGAACCTTCTAATGAACCTTCTAATGAAGAATCAAATAACGAATAACTAAAGTGCCGTTCACGAGGTGAATGGGCACTTTTTATATTGAGCAGACACTTAATACAGGAACCTAATGCAAGCACCTAATCACTCGTTTGTTAAGACAGGTATAATCCTCACACTTTTTGGCATAGCTTGATAGTAACAGCTAATCCAAAATGGATTTAACTTTATCGAGGTGAGGATATGAAACAGTGGTTTTTGCTCGTTTTACAAAGTATTAAAGTTTTTCTGCTATTTATAGGATGCACAGTTCTCTTTTATTATGGTATCCTATGGGTGAGTGCTGAGTATGAAAGCTATCATCGTTATGATGAACCAAAAGGAAAAGCGGTCAAAGTGATGAGTTATGAATCAAATGAGATAGAGATGACATGGGTCGATCGTTTAATGATGTACTATCATTTTGGTGAATAGTTTCTTAGTTTTGATGGACTTATTTGTGCTTCTCATTTTATAGACAATTCATCAAGGGCTTTAAATAAAGGAGAGGGTGTATATGCAAAAAGATGTAAGCGAATTCCTGCACTACATCCAGATTGAGAGAGGCCTTGCTGAGAATACGATTCAATCGTATCGCCGTGACCTGTTAAATTATGCGAAATTTTTACAGAACGTCATTGATATTCAAACGTTTAAGGATGTTACACGTCACATGATTGTAGATTACCTTTTCTTCTTAAAGGAGCAGGGACGAGCTGAAGCGACGATTGCAAGAACGATAGCGTCGATTCGTGCTTTTCATCAATTTTTGCTTAGAGAAAAATTAAGTGAGCAAGATCCTTCTGTTCACCTTGACATACCTAAAGCTTCAAAGCGCCTGCCAAAAGTGTTATCATTGGAAGAGGTAGAAGCGTTGTTAACGATTTCTGGACAAGATCATTTATCTATTCGCAACCGTGCAATGATGGAAACATTATATGCAACAGGCATGCGCGTCTCAGAATTGATTAATCTAAAGTTAACAGATACCCATCTATCAATGGGA carries:
- the spoIIM gene encoding stage II sporulation protein M → MFKYGVRDMISFHIQENRSIYLFITVLFLIGIIFGAIVVNSLSLTQKHDLYMYLGQFFGQVSEGNLAQSSAIFSQSFAHYAKYFGLMWLLGLSVIGLPVILILLFLKGVVVGFTVGFLVNQMGMSGFLLSFVAIMPQNFILVPAFLIAGTASVAFCLKMIRHQFLKKSSTPFFPIFIKYSALILCVGAALAAASAVEAYLSPLLMKFVLTTF
- a CDS encoding Fur family transcriptional regulator gives rise to the protein MEKRLERIKKHLHSQSYKLTPQREATVRVLLEHEEDHLSAEDVYLLVKDKAPEIGLATVYRTLELLAELKIVDKINFGDGVSRFDLRQEGAAHFHHHLVCIECGAVDEIQEDLLGDVEEIVERDWNFKIKDHRLTFHGICYRCNDKDETSENEPSNEPSNEESNNE
- a CDS encoding YqzK family protein; its protein translation is MKQWFLLVLQSIKVFLLFIGCTVLFYYGILWVSAEYESYHRYDEPKGKAVKVMSYESNEIEMTWVDRLMMYYHFGE
- the xerD gene encoding site-specific tyrosine recombinase XerD, translated to MQKDVSEFLHYIQIERGLAENTIQSYRRDLLNYAKFLQNVIDIQTFKDVTRHMIVDYLFFLKEQGRAEATIARTIASIRAFHQFLLREKLSEQDPSVHLDIPKASKRLPKVLSLEEVEALLTISGQDHLSIRNRAMMETLYATGMRVSELINLKLTDTHLSMGFVRCIGKGNKERIIPLGKQATKALQLYLEQARSTMLKKNRHEYVFVNHYGRPLTRQGFWKIVKKLAEAAKIEKELTPHTLRHSFATHLLENGADLRAVQEMLGHVDISTTQIYTHVTKTRMKDVYAQYHPRA